A region of Streptomyces sp. R44 DNA encodes the following proteins:
- a CDS encoding VOC family protein: MTSLVRHVTIDCADAYALGSFWAAALDAKLADDDFPGDPEALVESPGANLLFIQVPEGKSVKNRVHLDLQPQDRTRDEEVERLLGLGATLFEDHRNPDGTGWATLTDPEGNEFCVERSKAERAATA, encoded by the coding sequence ATGACTTCTCTCGTACGACACGTGACCATCGACTGCGCCGACGCCTACGCCCTGGGGAGCTTCTGGGCCGCCGCCCTCGACGCGAAGCTCGCCGACGACGACTTCCCCGGCGACCCGGAGGCGCTCGTCGAGTCGCCCGGCGCGAACCTCCTCTTCATCCAGGTCCCCGAGGGGAAGTCGGTGAAGAACCGCGTCCACCTCGACCTCCAGCCGCAGGACCGCACGCGTGACGAGGAGGTCGAGCGGCTGCTCGGCCTCGGCGCCACGCTGTTCGAGGACCACCGGAACCCGGACGGCACCGGCTGGGCGACCCTGACGGACCCGGAGGGCAACGAGTTCTGCGTGGAGCGCAGCAAGGCGGAGCGCGCGGCGACCGCCTGA
- a CDS encoding ankyrin repeat domain-containing protein, with translation MSTLFDAIRAGDENGAVRLLRDGADPEGREDGETALYRAAVDGEAGIVRVLLAAGADPARLSGEEEGDLPLCGAACGGHTEVARALLAAGAAADQQESYGFTALAWALRLGHAGTARVLLEHGADPDRPGPDGVLPLVAAARRGSSGCVRALLDHGAQAREAALREARRWIGVDIAAELRRGLVAGNEGGQTYEAVVRRIREDGGITVCVELLRENGAPGRGDDRQTGHAAIATLLEAALGLRTPHEELAARALHCGDPELDDWTTAVAELAGRADEETFVAAAGWCAYRDPLRRALGARVLGVLPGFGPSAAPVLRRLAAEAVPPAREPVLSAVVALGECADAAAVPELLAAAAHPDAVVRRAVAAALAGIVPAGHVEALGVVLALSRDGDARVRDWATLALAELPDDTPLVREGLAERLGDTDPETAAEAARGLAIRQDPRAVDALASILADGEADGAARETALAALEHVHDPRVRTRLEWTTPRRG, from the coding sequence ATGAGCACGTTGTTCGACGCGATCCGGGCCGGGGACGAGAACGGGGCCGTGCGGCTCCTGAGGGACGGGGCCGACCCCGAGGGCCGGGAGGACGGGGAGACCGCCCTGTACCGTGCGGCCGTCGACGGCGAGGCCGGGATCGTGCGGGTCCTGCTCGCCGCCGGGGCCGACCCCGCCCGGCTCAGCGGCGAGGAGGAGGGCGACCTGCCGCTGTGCGGCGCGGCCTGCGGCGGGCACACCGAGGTGGCGCGGGCGCTGCTCGCGGCGGGCGCGGCGGCCGACCAGCAGGAGTCGTACGGGTTCACGGCCCTCGCCTGGGCGCTCCGCCTCGGCCATGCCGGCACGGCCCGGGTCCTCCTGGAGCACGGCGCCGACCCGGACCGGCCAGGGCCGGACGGGGTCCTCCCGCTCGTCGCCGCCGCCCGGCGCGGCTCCAGCGGCTGCGTGCGGGCGCTCCTCGACCACGGGGCGCAGGCCCGGGAGGCCGCGCTGCGGGAGGCCCGGCGGTGGATCGGCGTCGACATCGCCGCCGAGCTGCGGCGCGGGCTCGTGGCCGGGAACGAGGGCGGGCAGACGTACGAGGCGGTCGTCCGGCGGATCCGGGAGGACGGCGGGATCACGGTGTGCGTCGAACTGCTGCGGGAGAACGGCGCCCCCGGGCGCGGCGACGACCGGCAGACCGGTCACGCGGCGATCGCCACGCTCCTGGAGGCGGCCCTCGGCCTGCGCACCCCGCACGAGGAGCTCGCGGCGCGGGCCCTGCACTGCGGCGACCCGGAGCTCGACGACTGGACGACGGCCGTGGCCGAACTGGCGGGCCGGGCCGACGAGGAGACCTTCGTGGCGGCGGCCGGATGGTGCGCCTACCGGGATCCGCTGCGCCGGGCCCTCGGTGCGCGGGTGCTCGGCGTGCTGCCCGGCTTCGGCCCGAGCGCGGCCCCGGTCCTGCGGCGCCTCGCGGCGGAGGCCGTGCCCCCGGCGCGGGAACCGGTGCTCTCGGCGGTGGTCGCGCTCGGGGAGTGCGCGGACGCGGCCGCCGTGCCCGAACTGCTCGCGGCGGCCGCGCATCCCGACGCGGTGGTGCGCCGGGCGGTCGCGGCGGCCCTCGCCGGGATCGTGCCGGCCGGGCACGTCGAGGCGCTCGGGGTGGTGCTCGCACTGAGCCGGGACGGCGACGCCCGGGTGCGGGACTGGGCGACGCTCGCGCTCGCCGAGCTGCCCGACGACACCCCTCTCGTACGGGAGGGGCTCGCGGAGCGGCTCGGCGACACCGATCCGGAGACCGCGGCGGAGGCGGCGCGCGGGCTCGCGATCCGTCAGGACCCGCGCGCCGTCGACGCGCTGGCGTCGATCCTCGCGGACGGGGAGGCGGACGGCGCGGCCCGCGAGACGGCGCTGGCCGCCCTGGAGCACGTGCACGACCCGCGGGTCAGGACCCGTCTGGAGTGGACGACCCCGCGCCGCGGCTGA
- a CDS encoding ribonuclease domain-containing protein — MRIPPRFTLAGGVATALLSSLLLGAPATAAPAPAPVAAVSTLAATASVGDICYSALPSQAYDTLRLIDAGGPFPYSQDGVVFQNREGVLPAHDYGYYHEYTVKTPGVSTRGARRIVTGSTADEDYYTSDHYATFDLVDYAC; from the coding sequence ATGCGAATCCCCCCTCGATTCACCCTCGCCGGCGGTGTCGCCACCGCCCTCCTCTCCTCCCTCCTCCTCGGCGCCCCGGCCACCGCCGCACCCGCCCCCGCACCCGTCGCCGCCGTGTCCACCCTCGCGGCGACCGCGTCCGTCGGGGACATCTGCTACTCGGCCCTGCCCAGCCAGGCGTACGACACCCTGCGCCTGATCGACGCGGGCGGCCCCTTCCCCTACAGCCAGGACGGGGTCGTCTTCCAGAACCGCGAAGGCGTCCTGCCGGCCCACGACTACGGCTACTACCACGAGTACACGGTGAAGACCCCGGGCGTCTCCACCCGCGGTGCCCGCCGGATCGTCACCGGGAGCACGGCGGACGAGGACTACTACACCTCCGACCACTACGCCACGTTCGACCTCGTCGACTACGCCTGCTGA
- a CDS encoding MFS transporter, whose amino-acid sequence MSTTVTTAATGAPFTVHPRRWAAAVVMMVAALMDLVDVTIVNVALPSLGHGLGASESALQWTVSAYLLGFAATLVVAGRLGDRYGRKALFLAGTAGFGLASLACGIAQSPGRLIAARAVQGVAAAVLMPQVLGSFQSLFQGKDRGKVFGMYGAVAGFASAIGLLLGGVLTDADLFGLGWRSVFLVNVPVSVLTLAAAVVLVPGTREHAATRPPLLGSLVLAAGLVAVVLPLVQGRGWGWPLWGWVLLAAGALAVAGVAVRGSVLPRRILTVPAFSYGLAVQLLFALGMQGFFLVLAIWLQGGQGYTPTQAGVLMAAFSAGGFLTAPAAEPLAAKLGRYVPTAGALLMAGGYGWVWYAMEGAAPVHTGAWPLAPGLAVAGAGLGLLVVPLVGIVLSAAPAELAGGASGVFSTAQQFGGALGAAAIGTAYFADLSLSAAMPWVLAAYAGAALLSLRLPAGGR is encoded by the coding sequence ATGTCCACGACCGTCACGACCGCCGCCACCGGCGCTCCGTTCACCGTCCACCCGCGCCGCTGGGCCGCCGCCGTCGTCATGATGGTCGCCGCCCTGATGGACCTCGTGGACGTCACCATCGTCAACGTCGCCCTGCCCTCCCTCGGGCACGGGCTCGGCGCCTCCGAGAGCGCCCTCCAGTGGACCGTCTCCGCCTATCTCCTGGGCTTCGCCGCGACCCTCGTCGTCGCGGGACGGCTCGGCGACCGGTACGGCCGCAAGGCGCTCTTCCTCGCCGGCACCGCCGGCTTCGGCCTCGCCAGCCTCGCCTGCGGCATCGCCCAGAGCCCCGGCCGGCTGATCGCCGCCCGCGCCGTCCAGGGCGTCGCCGCCGCCGTGCTCATGCCGCAGGTGCTCGGCTCCTTCCAGAGCCTCTTCCAGGGCAAGGACCGCGGCAAGGTCTTCGGGATGTACGGCGCGGTGGCCGGCTTCGCCTCCGCCATCGGACTGCTGCTCGGCGGGGTCCTCACCGACGCGGACCTCTTCGGGCTCGGCTGGCGCAGCGTCTTCCTCGTCAACGTGCCCGTCTCCGTCCTCACCCTCGCCGCCGCCGTCGTCCTCGTCCCCGGCACCCGCGAGCACGCCGCCACCCGGCCCCCGCTGCTCGGCAGCCTCGTCCTCGCCGCCGGACTCGTCGCCGTCGTCCTGCCGCTCGTCCAGGGCCGCGGCTGGGGCTGGCCGCTGTGGGGCTGGGTCCTCCTCGCCGCGGGCGCCCTCGCGGTGGCCGGGGTCGCCGTCCGCGGCTCGGTGCTGCCCCGGCGGATCCTCACCGTCCCGGCCTTCTCGTACGGTCTCGCCGTCCAGCTGCTCTTCGCCCTCGGCATGCAGGGCTTCTTCCTGGTCCTCGCGATCTGGCTGCAGGGCGGCCAGGGCTACACCCCGACGCAGGCGGGCGTCCTGATGGCCGCCTTCTCGGCGGGCGGCTTCCTCACGGCCCCGGCCGCCGAGCCGCTCGCCGCCAAGCTCGGCCGGTACGTCCCCACCGCGGGCGCCCTCCTGATGGCCGGCGGCTACGGCTGGGTCTGGTACGCGATGGAGGGTGCCGCACCCGTCCACACCGGCGCCTGGCCGCTGGCCCCCGGCCTCGCCGTCGCGGGCGCCGGCCTCGGCCTCCTCGTCGTCCCGCTCGTGGGCATCGTCCTCTCGGCCGCCCCGGCCGAACTCGCGGGCGGAGCGTCGGGGGTCTTCTCCACCGCCCAGCAGTTCGGCGGCGCCCTCGGCGCGGCCGCCATCGGCACCGCGTACTTCGCGGACCTCTCCCTCTCCGCCGCGATGCCCTGGGTCCTCGCGGCCTACGCCGGCGCCGCCCTGCTGAGCCTGCGGCTCCCCGCCGGCGGGCGGTGA
- a CDS encoding DEAD/DEAH box helicase, producing MTRSERPHKRGPRTAQAKSTSQPKGPRGGRRPAAPPPPQEFTPPETVTPALPPVASFEDLDMPAALLRTLTEQGVTEPFPIQAATLPNSIAGRDVLGRGRTGSGKTLAFGLALLARTAGRRAEPTAPLALVLVPTRELAQQVTDALTPYASALRLRITTVVGGMSISRQSSSLRRGAEVLIATPGRLHDLIERGDCRLDQVAVTVLDEADQMADMGFLPQVTKLLKQVEPGGQRLLFSATLDRNIDKLVKMFLDDPVVHSVDPSAGAVTTMEHHLLYVLDETDKKAVTLRIAAREGRTILFMDTKRSVDRLVKRLLANGVRASGLHGGRSQPQRNRTLDQFKTGQVTTLVATNVAARGIHVDDLDMVVNVDPPIDHKDYLHRGGRTARAGESGSVFTLVLPEQKRDMGRLMSNAGISPRTAQIRSSDEELAELTGAREPSGVPVVIEVPQPTPPRKATGTGGAGTGGRRRRRPAGSGAGNGGTDTAAPASGRGSGTSGGRGSATPTGRGSGAATGTGRGSGGAGGSGRGAGGSGRGSGTGRGSGAGAGRGAAAGAGRGGRQASGTSRSRSAASSRSSRPRPTDT from the coding sequence ATGACCCGCTCCGAACGCCCCCACAAGCGCGGCCCCCGCACCGCCCAGGCGAAGTCCACGTCCCAGCCGAAGGGCCCCCGCGGCGGCCGTCGTCCCGCCGCGCCCCCGCCGCCGCAGGAGTTCACTCCTCCGGAGACGGTGACGCCCGCGCTGCCTCCCGTGGCCTCCTTCGAGGACCTGGACATGCCGGCCGCGCTGCTGCGGACGCTCACCGAGCAGGGTGTGACGGAGCCGTTCCCGATCCAGGCCGCGACCCTGCCGAACTCGATCGCCGGGCGTGACGTCCTCGGCCGGGGGCGTACCGGCTCCGGCAAGACCCTCGCCTTCGGGCTCGCGCTCCTCGCCCGCACCGCCGGCCGCCGCGCCGAGCCGACCGCGCCCCTCGCGCTGGTCCTGGTGCCGACCCGCGAGCTCGCCCAGCAGGTGACCGACGCCCTCACCCCGTACGCCTCCGCGCTGCGGCTGCGGATCACCACGGTCGTCGGCGGCATGTCGATCTCCCGGCAGTCCTCGTCCCTGCGGCGCGGCGCCGAGGTGCTCATCGCCACGCCCGGCCGGCTGCACGACCTCATCGAGCGGGGCGACTGCCGCCTGGACCAGGTCGCCGTCACCGTCCTCGACGAGGCCGACCAGATGGCCGACATGGGCTTCCTGCCGCAGGTCACGAAGCTGCTGAAGCAGGTCGAGCCGGGCGGTCAGCGGCTGCTGTTCTCCGCGACCCTCGACCGGAACATCGACAAGCTCGTCAAGATGTTCCTGGACGACCCGGTCGTGCACTCCGTCGACCCGTCGGCCGGCGCGGTCACCACGATGGAGCACCACCTGCTCTACGTGCTCGACGAGACCGACAAGAAGGCCGTCACGCTGCGGATCGCGGCCCGCGAAGGCCGGACGATCCTCTTCATGGACACCAAGCGGTCCGTGGACCGGCTGGTCAAGCGGCTCCTGGCCAACGGCGTCCGGGCCTCCGGGCTGCACGGCGGCCGCTCGCAGCCGCAGCGCAACCGGACCCTGGACCAGTTCAAGACCGGCCAGGTCACCACGCTCGTCGCGACGAACGTGGCGGCCCGCGGCATCCACGTCGACGACCTCGACATGGTCGTGAACGTGGACCCGCCGATCGACCACAAGGACTATCTGCACCGGGGCGGCCGCACGGCCCGCGCCGGCGAGTCCGGCAGCGTCTTCACCCTGGTCCTGCCCGAGCAGAAGCGGGACATGGGCCGGCTGATGTCGAACGCGGGCATCAGCCCCCGCACGGCGCAGATCAGGTCCAGCGACGAGGAGCTCGCCGAGCTCACCGGCGCCCGGGAGCCCTCGGGCGTCCCCGTCGTCATCGAGGTCCCGCAGCCGACCCCGCCGCGCAAGGCGACGGGGACCGGCGGCGCCGGCACGGGCGGCCGCCGCCGTCGCCGTCCGGCCGGTTCGGGAGCCGGGAACGGTGGTACGGACACGGCCGCACCGGCCTCGGGCCGCGGCTCCGGCACGTCCGGCGGCCGCGGGTCCGCCACGCCCACCGGCCGGGGCTCCGGCGCCGCGACGGGCACGGGCCGGGGTTCCGGCGGCGCCGGCGGCTCCGGGCGCGGAGCGGGCGGCTCGGGGCGCGGCTCCGGCACGGGCCGGGGTTCCGGCGCGGGTGCCGGGCGCGGTGCGGCGGCCGGCGCGGGCCGGGGCGGGCGTCAGGCCTCCGGCACGAGCCGTTCGCGGAGCGCCGCGAGCTCGCGCAGCTCCAGGCCGAGGCCGACGGACACGTAA
- a CDS encoding trypsin-like serine protease, whose protein sequence is MVRALQKLAAAGAVVLAAVSLQPTTTASAAPAPVVGGTRAAQGEFPWMVRLSMGCGGSLITPQVVLTAAHCVSGSGNNTSITATAGVVDLQSSSAIKVRSTKVLQAPGYNGQGKDWALIKLASPITSLPNLKIADTTAYNSGTFTVAGWGAAREGGSQQRYLLKANVPFVSDVSCQAAYGSDLVPAEEICAGYSQGGVDTCQGDSGGPMFRKDNNGAWIQVGIVSWGEGCARAGYPGVYTEVSTFAADIKSAAATL, encoded by the coding sequence ATGGTCCGTGCCCTCCAGAAGCTGGCCGCCGCCGGCGCCGTCGTCCTGGCGGCCGTCAGCCTCCAGCCCACCACCACCGCCTCCGCCGCCCCGGCCCCCGTCGTCGGCGGCACCCGCGCCGCCCAGGGCGAGTTCCCCTGGATGGTCAGGCTCTCCATGGGCTGCGGCGGCTCCCTGATCACCCCTCAGGTCGTCCTCACCGCCGCCCACTGTGTGAGCGGCTCCGGCAACAACACCAGCATCACCGCCACCGCCGGAGTCGTGGACCTCCAGTCCAGCAGCGCCATCAAGGTCCGGTCGACCAAGGTCCTCCAGGCCCCCGGCTACAACGGCCAGGGCAAGGACTGGGCGCTGATCAAGCTCGCCAGCCCGATCACCTCGCTGCCCAACCTGAAGATCGCCGACACCACCGCGTACAACAGCGGCACCTTCACCGTGGCCGGCTGGGGCGCCGCCCGCGAGGGCGGGTCGCAGCAGCGCTACCTGCTCAAGGCGAACGTCCCGTTCGTCTCCGACGTCAGCTGCCAGGCCGCCTACGGCAGCGACCTCGTGCCGGCCGAGGAGATCTGCGCCGGCTACAGCCAGGGCGGGGTCGACACCTGCCAGGGCGACTCCGGCGGCCCCATGTTCCGCAAGGACAACAACGGGGCCTGGATCCAGGTCGGCATCGTGAGCTGGGGCGAGGGCTGCGCGCGGGCCGGCTACCCCGGCGTCTACACGGAGGTCTCGACCTTCGCCGCCGACATCAAGTCCGCCGCCGCGACGCTGTAG
- a CDS encoding aldo/keto reductase has translation MTTDTKSSDQTIFQLGGDLPVRRVGYGTMRLADGPGDPTGPEARIWTAPANRSAAVKLLRTAVEAGVTLFDTADAYALGAGEELLAEALHPYGEGVAVATKVGVVRPSPTEWVPLGHPAYLRQQAELSLRRLRTERIDLLYLHRLDENVPVAEQVGALKRLQEEGKVRHIGLSEVTVEQLTEAEATAPIAAVQNLYNLATRDHEPVVDHTAGRGIAFVPFFPVAMGGHAGPDGPVARVAREVGATPSQTALAWLLHRAPHILPIPGTSSAAHLVENLGALDVTLTEEQFARLGAASGS, from the coding sequence ATGACGACAGACACCAAGTCCTCGGACCAGACGATATTCCAGCTCGGCGGCGACCTCCCGGTCCGGCGTGTCGGCTACGGCACGATGCGACTCGCCGACGGTCCCGGCGATCCGACCGGCCCCGAGGCCCGCATCTGGACGGCCCCGGCGAACCGGTCGGCGGCGGTGAAGCTGCTGCGCACCGCCGTCGAGGCGGGCGTGACCCTCTTCGACACGGCCGACGCGTACGCCCTGGGGGCCGGCGAGGAGCTGCTCGCCGAGGCGCTGCACCCGTACGGCGAGGGGGTCGCGGTGGCCACCAAGGTCGGCGTGGTGCGTCCCTCCCCCACCGAGTGGGTGCCGCTGGGCCACCCCGCCTATCTGCGCCAGCAGGCCGAACTGAGTCTGCGCCGGCTGCGTACGGAGCGGATCGACCTCCTGTACCTCCACCGTCTCGACGAGAACGTCCCGGTCGCCGAGCAGGTCGGCGCCCTGAAGCGGCTCCAGGAGGAGGGCAAGGTCCGGCACATCGGGCTCTCGGAGGTGACGGTCGAACAGCTCACCGAGGCGGAGGCGACGGCACCCATCGCGGCCGTGCAGAACCTCTACAACCTGGCGACCCGCGACCACGAGCCGGTCGTCGACCACACGGCCGGGCGCGGGATCGCGTTCGTCCCCTTCTTCCCGGTCGCCATGGGCGGGCACGCCGGCCCGGACGGGCCCGTCGCCCGTGTGGCCCGCGAGGTCGGCGCGACCCCGTCCCAGACGGCCCTGGCGTGGCTCCTGCACCGGGCCCCGCACATCCTCCCGATCCCCGGCACGTCCTCGGCGGCCCACCTCGTGGAGAACCTGGGCGCGCTCGACGTCACCCTGACCGAGGAGCAGTTCGCCCGCCTGGGAGCGGCTTCGGGTTCATGA
- a CDS encoding pyridoxamine 5'-phosphate oxidase family protein, whose protein sequence is MGDTGTTWPAFEAEEPEFAALVRERFGQYTHHALATLRKDGSPRLSGIEADFRGGELWLGMMPNSRKALDLRRDPRFALLANPGGGTDMGGGDVRISGRAVEVTDPEKLDRYAAEAGAPQPFHLFRVEPTEVVRTWVDGEEIVFRSWAPGRPTRTLRRGNDDSPPREDT, encoded by the coding sequence ATGGGAGACACCGGAACCACCTGGCCTGCCTTCGAGGCCGAGGAGCCCGAGTTCGCCGCCCTCGTGCGGGAACGCTTCGGGCAGTACACCCACCACGCCCTCGCCACCCTCCGCAAGGACGGCTCGCCCCGGCTCAGCGGCATCGAGGCCGACTTCCGCGGCGGGGAGCTCTGGCTCGGCATGATGCCGAACTCCCGCAAGGCGCTCGACCTGCGCCGCGACCCCCGGTTCGCGCTGCTCGCCAACCCGGGCGGCGGCACCGACATGGGCGGCGGGGACGTCCGGATCTCGGGGCGGGCGGTCGAGGTCACGGACCCGGAGAAGCTGGACCGGTACGCGGCCGAGGCGGGCGCGCCGCAGCCCTTCCACCTGTTCCGGGTGGAGCCGACCGAGGTCGTGCGGACCTGGGTGGACGGCGAGGAGATCGTCTTCCGCAGCTGGGCGCCGGGGCGCCCGACCAGGACGCTCCGGCGCGGCAACGACGACAGTCCGCCCCGCGAGGACACCTGA
- a CDS encoding MarR family winged helix-turn-helix transcriptional regulator has product MSEQDSGRGGAQHQDRDQDRGAVVAALTAAGRDSSAASVAFHSAIAAQQDLGATETKTLDLLERHGPLTAKELAEHSGLAPASVTGLVDRLERKGFVRRVKHPTDKRRVLVEPRPEKLAELAPLFDDWAREVHELYEEFTTEELATITRFLTGATERQRAATRRLTE; this is encoded by the coding sequence ATGAGCGAGCAGGACAGCGGGCGGGGCGGCGCGCAGCACCAGGACCGGGACCAGGACCGGGGCGCGGTCGTCGCCGCCCTCACCGCCGCCGGCCGGGACTCCAGCGCCGCCTCCGTCGCCTTCCACTCGGCGATCGCGGCCCAGCAGGACCTGGGCGCCACCGAGACCAAGACCCTCGACCTGCTCGAACGGCACGGCCCCCTCACCGCCAAGGAGCTGGCCGAGCACTCGGGCCTGGCCCCCGCCTCGGTCACCGGGCTCGTCGACCGCCTGGAGCGCAAGGGCTTCGTGCGCAGGGTGAAGCACCCGACGGACAAGCGCCGGGTGCTCGTCGAGCCCCGCCCCGAGAAGCTGGCGGAGCTGGCCCCGCTCTTCGACGACTGGGCCCGCGAGGTGCACGAGCTCTACGAGGAGTTCACGACCGAGGAACTGGCGACGATCACCCGCTTCCTGACGGGCGCGACCGAACGCCAGCGCGCCGCCACCAGGCGCCTCACAGAGTGA
- a CDS encoding tyrosine-protein phosphatase, whose product MPLSRRALLTTTGAATLLSVLPTQASARPRPFSTTAIRQIPLQGAVNVRDLGGYVTYDGARVRQGLAYRGDHLAKLTDADLTTLAGLGLGTVVDLRIPLEVGYDGADRLPAGTVPVARPITDHGLFGQLMAAIGSRDPVRQEEMLGGGRAAAFMREVYRTFVTDAANRAALAATLRDLADPRRGPLLLHCTSGKDRTGWTSWLLLTLLGVPESSARADYLASNTFRAAYDARVREGLKQGGLMQNPDLIVPLQEVRAEYLDTALDQVRTSYGSLFRYVSVGLGLELRELAALRERLVPEA is encoded by the coding sequence ATGCCCTTGTCCAGACGCGCACTGCTCACCACCACCGGCGCAGCCACCCTGCTCTCGGTGCTGCCCACGCAGGCGAGCGCCCGCCCCCGCCCCTTCTCGACGACCGCCATCCGGCAGATCCCGCTCCAGGGCGCGGTCAACGTCCGCGATCTCGGCGGGTACGTCACCTACGACGGCGCCCGGGTCCGGCAGGGCCTCGCCTACCGCGGCGACCACCTCGCCAAGCTCACCGACGCCGACCTCACCACCCTCGCCGGGCTCGGCCTCGGCACCGTGGTCGACCTGCGGATCCCGCTGGAGGTCGGGTACGACGGCGCCGACCGGCTGCCCGCCGGTACCGTCCCGGTCGCCCGGCCCATCACCGACCACGGGCTCTTCGGGCAGCTGATGGCCGCGATCGGCTCCCGCGACCCGGTGCGGCAGGAGGAGATGCTCGGCGGCGGGCGGGCCGCCGCCTTCATGCGCGAGGTGTACCGCACCTTCGTCACCGACGCCGCCAACCGGGCCGCCCTCGCGGCCACCCTGCGGGACCTGGCCGACCCCCGCCGGGGGCCGCTGCTCCTGCACTGCACCTCGGGCAAGGACCGCACCGGCTGGACGAGCTGGCTCCTGCTCACCCTCCTCGGGGTTCCGGAGAGCTCCGCCCGCGCGGACTACCTGGCCTCCAACACCTTCCGCGCCGCCTACGACGCACGCGTGCGGGAGGGCCTGAAGCAGGGCGGGCTCATGCAGAACCCGGACCTGATCGTGCCGCTCCAGGAGGTGCGGGCCGAGTACCTGGACACCGCCCTCGACCAGGTCCGCACCTCGTACGGGAGCCTCTTCCGTTACGTGTCCGTCGGCCTCGGCCTGGAGCTGCGCGAGCTCGCGGCGCTCCGCGAACGGCTCGTGCCGGAGGCCTGA
- a CDS encoding TetR/AcrR family transcriptional regulator, which produces MPNTASKKKTQVSGGPERRRELLDTAAEVFAAQGYNATTVRKIADAAGMLAGSLYYHFDSKESMLDEILSTFLNELWEGYDAVLDAGLGPRETIEALVTESFREIDRHRAAVAIYQKESLHLVDQPRFGYLADSQRKFEKAWLGTLERGVAAGVFRADLDIRLTYRFVRDTVWVAASWYRPGGRHSPEEIARQYLSMVLDGVAVRRD; this is translated from the coding sequence GTGCCGAACACTGCAAGCAAGAAGAAGACCCAGGTGAGCGGCGGGCCCGAGCGGCGCCGTGAACTCCTCGACACGGCGGCCGAGGTGTTCGCCGCCCAGGGGTACAACGCCACCACCGTCCGCAAGATCGCGGACGCCGCCGGGATGCTCGCCGGCAGCCTCTACTACCACTTCGACTCCAAGGAGTCGATGCTCGACGAGATCCTCTCCACCTTCCTGAACGAGCTGTGGGAGGGGTACGACGCCGTGCTCGACGCCGGGCTCGGCCCCCGCGAGACCATCGAGGCCCTGGTCACCGAGTCCTTCCGGGAGATCGACCGGCACCGCGCCGCCGTCGCGATCTACCAGAAGGAGTCGCTGCACCTCGTCGACCAGCCCCGCTTCGGTTATCTGGCCGACTCGCAGCGCAAGTTCGAGAAGGCCTGGCTCGGCACCCTGGAGCGCGGTGTCGCCGCCGGGGTCTTCCGCGCCGACCTCGACATCCGGCTCACCTACCGGTTCGTCCGCGACACCGTGTGGGTCGCCGCGTCCTGGTACCGGCCGGGCGGCCGGCACAGCCCGGAGGAGATCGCCCGCCAGTACCTGTCGATGGTCCTGGACGGGGTCGCCGTACGCCGCGACTGA
- a CDS encoding MerR family transcriptional regulator: MKIGELARETGVSVRLLRYYEEQGLLDSERTPGGQRVYGPDAPAVVRRIRALLGAGLPTRVIAEVLDCVCGSEAEIEPCLSPMLVAQLDAIDERIQDLQGTRSSLAALVAVTEGRQLAASD; encoded by the coding sequence ATGAAGATCGGTGAGCTGGCGCGCGAGACCGGGGTGAGCGTCCGGCTGCTCCGCTACTACGAGGAGCAGGGTCTCCTCGACTCGGAGCGCACCCCCGGCGGCCAGCGGGTCTACGGCCCCGACGCCCCCGCCGTCGTACGCCGCATCCGCGCCCTCCTCGGCGCCGGACTGCCGACCCGGGTCATCGCCGAGGTCCTCGACTGCGTCTGCGGCAGCGAGGCGGAGATCGAGCCCTGCCTCAGCCCGATGCTCGTCGCCCAGCTCGACGCCATCGACGAGAGGATCCAGGACCTCCAGGGCACCCGCTCCTCGCTCGCCGCACTCGTGGCGGTCACCGAGGGCAGGCAACTCGCCGCCAGCGACTGA